From the genome of Fusobacterium varium, one region includes:
- the bsaA gene encoding Glutathione peroxidase homolog BsaA, whose translation MTIYDFKVKNVDGTEETLEKYKGKVLLIVNTATRCGLTSQYEGLEKLYEKYRDKGFEILDFPSNQFLKQAPESSEEIAEFCQLKYGTKFKTFAKIDVNGKNADPLYIYLKEKASEEIKNRETDSFKDKLEKLGQTLLGKEIKWNFTKFLIGKDGEIIGRFSPTVTPDEIDAEVARAILK comes from the coding sequence ATGACTATTTATGATTTTAAAGTTAAAAATGTAGATGGAACAGAAGAAACATTGGAAAAATATAAAGGAAAAGTATTGCTTATAGTAAATACAGCTACAAGATGTGGACTTACATCTCAATATGAAGGACTTGAAAAACTTTATGAAAAATATCGTGATAAAGGGTTTGAAATATTGGATTTTCCAAGCAATCAGTTTTTGAAACAGGCACCAGAAAGCAGTGAAGAAATAGCTGAATTTTGCCAATTGAAATATGGAACTAAGTTTAAAACATTTGCAAAGATAGATGTAAATGGAAAGAATGCTGATCCTCTATACATATATTTAAAAGAGAAAGCAAGTGAGGAAATAAAAAATAGAGAAACTGATTCTTTTAAGGATAAACTTGAAAAATTAGGACAAACATTATTAGGTAAAGAGATAAAATGGAACTTTACTAAATTTCTCATAGGAAAAGATGGGGAAATAATTGGAAGATTTTCTCCTACTGTAACACCTGATGAGATAGATGCAGAAGTAGCAAGAGCAATATTGAAATAA
- the ygeA gene encoding putative racemase, with amino-acid sequence MKTIGLIGGMSWESTVTYYEIINRTIKEKLGGLHSGKIVLFSVDFQEIEECQAKGEWDKSAEILTEAAQNLEKAGADFIVICTNTMHKIAPDIQEKISIPILHIAEATADELDKKNIKKVALLGTKYTMEQDFYKNKLVDRGIEVIVPDAEDRAEVNRVIYEELCLGNIVADSKKRFLDIMKSLVKEGAQGVILGCTEIGLLVQQKDTDISLFDTAAIHAERAALKAIEK; translated from the coding sequence ATGAAAACAATAGGTCTTATTGGTGGAATGAGCTGGGAAAGTACTGTAACTTATTATGAAATAATCAATAGAACAATAAAAGAAAAATTAGGAGGACTGCACTCAGGAAAGATAGTCCTTTTTAGTGTGGATTTTCAGGAAATAGAGGAATGTCAGGCAAAAGGAGAATGGGATAAAAGCGCAGAAATTTTAACAGAAGCAGCACAGAATTTAGAAAAAGCAGGAGCAGATTTCATAGTTATATGCACAAATACAATGCATAAAATAGCTCCAGATATTCAAGAAAAAATAAGTATTCCCATACTTCATATAGCAGAGGCAACAGCAGATGAACTTGATAAGAAAAATATAAAAAAAGTTGCCTTACTGGGAACAAAATATACTATGGAACAGGATTTCTATAAAAATAAACTTGTAGACAGGGGAATAGAAGTTATAGTTCCAGATGCTGAAGACAGAGCAGAAGTGAACAGAGTGATTTATGAAGAATTGTGTCTTGGAAATATAGTAGCAGATTCTAAAAAGAGATTTCTTGATATAATGAAGAGTTTGGTAAAAGAGGGAGCACAGGGAGTTATATTAGGTTGTACTGAGATTGGTCTTTTGGTACAACAGAAAGATACAGATATTTCATTATTTGATACTGCAGCAATACATGCAGAAAGAGCAGCGTTAAAAGCAATAGAGAAATAA
- the gsiA_5 gene encoding Glutathione import ATP-binding protein GsiA, producing the protein MFLEVKNLNKYYNSGNFFSKEKKQILKDVTFDVKEGEIFSIIGQSGAGKSTIGKILLGIEKKNSGDIMLMERPLEEMVKKEVQMVFQDPYSSLNPAMKIGKILEEPLKVNGVKDKKEREERVKSMLKEIGLEETCGGKYPSELSGGQRQRVVIGAAMILKPKLVVCDEPVASLDLSIQNQILNLIKKFNKEYNTTFIFISHDLGVVYNISHRVLLLYKGEVQEIRETVDFFRNPKSEYGKYFLDGIKV; encoded by the coding sequence ATGTTTTTAGAAGTGAAAAATCTAAATAAATACTATAATTCAGGGAATTTTTTTTCTAAAGAAAAAAAGCAGATATTAAAAGATGTTACCTTTGATGTAAAAGAGGGAGAGATATTTTCAATCATTGGACAATCAGGAGCAGGAAAATCTACCATTGGAAAGATACTTTTAGGAATTGAAAAGAAAAATAGTGGAGATATAATGCTGATGGAACGTCCTCTTGAAGAAATGGTAAAAAAAGAAGTACAGATGGTATTCCAAGATCCCTATAGTTCTTTAAATCCAGCTATGAAGATTGGAAAAATATTAGAAGAACCACTAAAAGTAAATGGAGTTAAAGATAAAAAAGAGAGAGAAGAAAGAGTAAAGTCCATGTTGAAAGAAATAGGACTGGAAGAAACGTGTGGAGGAAAATATCCATCTGAACTGAGTGGAGGACAGAGGCAGAGAGTAGTCATTGGAGCTGCTATGATATTGAAACCAAAACTTGTAGTATGTGATGAACCTGTTGCTTCTTTAGATCTTTCAATACAAAATCAGATTTTAAATCTTATTAAAAAATTTAATAAGGAGTATAATACAACTTTTATTTTCATATCACATGACTTAGGGGTTGTATATAATATATCTCATAGGGTTCTTCTTTTATATAAGGGAGAGGTACAGGAAATAAGAGAAACAGTTGACTTTTTTAGAAATCCAAAAAGTGAATATGGGAAATATTTTTTAGATGGAATAAAAGTTTAA
- the gsiA_6 gene encoding Glutathione import ATP-binding protein GsiA, with protein sequence MIINIEKLNLEIDGQVLLKDMSFHMEKGEIVALVGESGSGKTLTTKFILGILPERSIIHYEKFEKNCKIGAVFQNAFISLNPTIKIGSQLKRLYESHYGNDGKWKEEVTALLEKVGIKEIDKFLKKYPHETSGGERQRVVIAGALIGKPEVLIADEVTTALDMRTKREVITLFKNIRKELGISILFISHDLDSIKNFADRACVMYKGNIVEENSCEEIFEHQEHPYVKRLIGFSKTLWTRGE encoded by the coding sequence ATGATAATAAATATAGAAAAATTAAATTTAGAAATTGATGGACAGGTACTTTTAAAAGATATGAGCTTTCATATGGAAAAAGGAGAGATAGTTGCTCTGGTAGGAGAATCTGGAAGTGGAAAAACTTTGACTACTAAATTCATATTAGGAATACTTCCTGAAAGAAGTATAATTCATTATGAGAAGTTTGAAAAAAACTGTAAAATAGGAGCAGTTTTTCAAAATGCTTTTATATCATTAAATCCAACAATAAAGATAGGAAGTCAGCTGAAAAGACTTTATGAATCCCATTATGGAAATGATGGAAAATGGAAAGAGGAAGTAACAGCTTTGTTAGAAAAAGTTGGAATAAAAGAAATTGATAAATTTTTAAAAAAGTATCCTCACGAAACAAGTGGAGGAGAAAGACAGAGGGTAGTCATAGCAGGAGCATTAATAGGAAAACCAGAAGTTCTGATTGCAGATGAAGTAACAACAGCATTGGATATGAGAACAAAAAGGGAAGTAATTACTCTGTTTAAGAATATAAGAAAAGAACTGGGAATATCTATACTTTTTATTTCACATGATCTGGATTCTATAAAAAACTTTGCAGACAGGGCTTGTGTTATGTATAAAGGAAATATTGTAGAAGAAAACAGCTGTGAAGAAATATTTGAACATCAGGAACATCCTTATGTAAAAAGACTCATAGGTTTTTCAAAAACTCTATGGACAAGAGGAGAATAA
- the gsiD_2 gene encoding Glutathione transport system permease protein gsiD yields MALSVIVGTIIGSVAGYYGKVLDSVITSFIEVIIAIPSILIALGVIIILKTGFISMIVAIFLIYLPRCVNMVRGLVKKERNMEYVVAAKTYGVSDLRIIFYHILPNIMKPVLISFTTGFAGAILTEAGLGYLGLGIQPPYPTWGNILNQSQSYFLSAPWFTIAPGLAIIFTVYQMNKLEKRGKRF; encoded by the coding sequence GTGGCACTTTCTGTAATAGTAGGAACAATAATAGGAAGTGTAGCAGGTTATTATGGAAAGGTTTTAGATTCTGTTATTACATCTTTTATAGAAGTAATAATAGCTATTCCTTCAATATTAATAGCTCTTGGAGTAATAATAATTTTGAAGACAGGATTTATTTCTATGATAGTGGCTATTTTTCTTATCTACCTTCCAAGATGTGTAAATATGGTGAGGGGACTTGTAAAGAAAGAAAGAAATATGGAATATGTAGTAGCAGCTAAAACATATGGAGTATCAGATTTAAGAATAATTTTTTATCATATACTTCCAAATATAATGAAGCCTGTACTTATCAGTTTTACAACTGGATTTGCAGGGGCAATACTTACTGAAGCTGGCTTGGGGTATTTAGGGCTTGGTATTCAGCCTCCATATCCTACATGGGGAAATATATTGAATCAGTCACAGTCATATTTTTTATCAGCTCCGTGGTTTACTATAGCTCCGGGACTTGCCATAATATTCACAGTTTATCAGATGAATAAACTTGAAAAGAGAGGAAAAAGATTCTAA
- a CDS encoding glutathione ABC transporter permease GsiD: MKKRYIVLIFLLIVVIYFYQNPYTMNDDMILARPSLKNLLGCDNLGRDIFSRLVLGSFILFS, encoded by the coding sequence ATGAAAAAAAGATATATTGTACTTATATTTCTTTTGATAGTTGTAATTTATTTTTATCAGAATCCTTATACTATGAATGATGATATGATACTGGCAAGACCAAGTCTAAAAAATCTATTGGGCTGTGATAACTTAGGAAGAGATATTTTCAGCAGGCTTGTATTGGGTTCTTTTATACTCTTCTCATAG
- the nikB_3 gene encoding Nickel transport system permease protein nikB has product MFYMKKLTKMIFSIFLIGTLSFLLLEMIPGDPASAILGVESTPEDIELLREALGLNKSLIVRYLTWGKGVLVGDFGNSFKYSEPVVSLILKRLPLTLEIAMISIGIVFLVSVPLSFLLYKIKNKHVKKFGDFMIGVFISVPSFWLGIIFMFVFGVILRLFSVGYNNTFASLLMPCVVIAIPNIGIITSYIRSNLEYEMREEYIKYLYVNGLKMKWLNIYILKNSILPVIPLIGIMIIDLITGIVIIEQIFSIPGIGRLLITSVVTRDIPLIQGLIFYTSVVLVLINFIIDILYSVIDPRIRGGE; this is encoded by the coding sequence ATGTTCTATATGAAAAAACTAACAAAAATGATATTTTCTATATTTCTTATAGGGACACTTTCATTTTTGCTTTTGGAAATGATTCCGGGAGATCCAGCATCAGCTATACTTGGTGTTGAAAGCACTCCAGAGGACATTGAATTATTGAGAGAAGCACTTGGATTAAATAAAAGTTTAATAGTGAGATATCTCACTTGGGGCAAAGGAGTACTTGTAGGAGATTTCGGAAATTCCTTCAAGTACTCCGAACCTGTTGTCAGCCTCATTCTCAAAAGGCTTCCTCTTACTTTAGAAATAGCTATGATTTCGATAGGGATAGTATTCTTAGTATCTGTACCCCTATCTTTTTTGCTATATAAAATAAAAAATAAACATGTGAAAAAATTTGGAGATTTTATGATAGGTGTTTTTATCTCAGTTCCTTCGTTTTGGCTGGGAATAATTTTTATGTTTGTTTTTGGAGTAATATTGAGATTATTTTCTGTTGGATACAATAATACTTTTGCTTCTCTTCTCATGCCATGTGTAGTTATAGCTATACCTAATATAGGAATAATTACAAGTTATATAAGAAGCAATCTTGAATATGAGATGAGAGAGGAGTACATAAAATATCTCTATGTAAATGGGCTGAAAATGAAATGGCTTAATATATATATATTAAAAAATTCTATTCTTCCAGTAATTCCATTGATAGGGATTATGATAATAGATCTTATCACAGGAATAGTAATAATAGAGCAGATATTTTCTATTCCAGGAATTGGAAGGCTTCTCATAACTTCAGTAGTAACAAGGGACATACCTTTAATACAGGGATTAATTTTCTACACATCAGTAGTGCTTGTCCTTATTAATTTCATTATAGATATCCTCTATTCAGTTATTGATCCTAGAATAAGAGGAGGAGAGTAA
- the dppA_5 gene encoding Dipeptide-binding protein, with translation MHLKGRNKKLIVLSLLGLALLGCGKEEKAPEKKIIRTITSMDIDSLNPYKLVSSGSEEIMMNVFEGLVMPTVDGGLYPAVAKEYNISEDGLKYTFKIRDGIKFHNGNPLDVKDVEFSLRKMSGREGDTPAQAMFSNIDDIKITGEDEITITLKVPDSAFIYYMTEGIVPDENRDSLDKEPIGTGPFKVSGYEREQKITLEKNDDYWGEKAKIDGVEIFVTPNAETAFLKLLSGEIDILPRVDSKRLNELKNFKTISGAQNTVQIFALNNKFEPFSHKEVREAINLAVDKDGIIKNVMGGYGIKLETNMSPVMKKFCIDNIGEKRDVEKAKELLKNAGYENLRFTVRVPSNYAMHVSTAQVIAEQLKEVGITMNIETVEWATWLSEVYSGRKYEATIVGLTGKLDPDSILKRYASNYPRNFFNYENPKYDKLIADAKMTSDENKRIEYYKEAQRILRDENAAIFIMDPELITAMNKNINGYVFYPLSFTNFAKISIGD, from the coding sequence ATGCATTTAAAAGGTAGAAATAAAAAACTGATAGTATTGTCGCTATTGGGACTGGCTCTTTTAGGATGTGGAAAAGAGGAAAAAGCTCCTGAGAAAAAAATAATAAGAACTATCACTAGTATGGATATAGATAGTTTAAATCCTTACAAACTTGTATCAAGTGGCTCGGAAGAAATAATGATGAATGTTTTTGAAGGGCTTGTAATGCCTACAGTAGATGGAGGACTTTACCCAGCAGTAGCCAAGGAATATAATATATCAGAAGATGGATTAAAATATACATTTAAAATAAGAGATGGAATCAAATTTCATAATGGAAATCCTCTAGATGTAAAAGATGTAGAATTTTCTTTAAGAAAAATGTCAGGAAGAGAGGGGGATACTCCTGCTCAGGCCATGTTCTCAAATATAGATGATATAAAAATAACTGGTGAAGATGAAATAACAATTACTCTTAAAGTTCCAGATTCAGCCTTTATTTATTATATGACAGAGGGAATAGTTCCTGATGAAAATAGAGATTCTTTAGATAAGGAACCAATAGGAACAGGACCATTTAAAGTATCTGGATATGAGAGAGAACAGAAGATAACATTAGAGAAAAATGATGATTATTGGGGAGAAAAGGCCAAAATAGATGGCGTTGAAATTTTTGTAACTCCAAATGCAGAAACAGCATTTTTAAAACTTTTATCAGGGGAGATAGATATTCTTCCACGTGTGGATTCAAAAAGATTAAATGAGCTTAAGAATTTTAAAACTATATCAGGAGCTCAAAATACAGTTCAGATATTTGCACTTAATAATAAATTTGAGCCTTTCAGCCACAAAGAAGTAAGAGAAGCTATTAACTTAGCAGTAGATAAAGATGGAATAATTAAAAATGTAATGGGTGGATATGGAATAAAACTTGAAACAAATATGAGCCCAGTAATGAAAAAATTCTGCATAGATAATATAGGTGAAAAAAGAGATGTTGAAAAAGCAAAAGAACTTTTAAAAAATGCAGGATATGAAAATCTTAGATTTACAGTGAGAGTTCCAAGCAACTATGCAATGCATGTATCAACAGCTCAGGTGATAGCTGAACAGCTTAAGGAAGTTGGCATCACTATGAATATAGAAACTGTAGAATGGGCAACTTGGCTGTCAGAGGTTTACAGTGGAAGAAAATATGAGGCAACTATAGTAGGACTTACAGGAAAACTTGATCCAGACTCTATATTAAAGAGATATGCATCAAATTATCCAAGAAATTTCTTCAACTATGAAAATCCTAAATATGACAAACTTATTGCAGATGCAAAAATGACATCTGATGAAAATAAAAGGATTGAATATTATAAAGAAGCTCAAAGAATATTAAGAGATGAAAATGCAGCAATTTTCATAATGGATCCAGAACTTATCACAGCTATGAATAAAAACATAAATGGATATGTATTCTATCCACTCTCATTTACGAACTTCGCAAAAATTAGTATTGGAGATTAA
- the artP_4 gene encoding Arginine-binding extracellular protein ArtP precursor, with amino-acid sequence MKKLFKLFMLTVLLVLAAACGTSKTEQAKDNKVYVIGTNAEYPPFEYLENDQVCGLDADIISAIAQKLNIQYKWSNTNFDGLIPALQTKKMDVVIAGMSITPERAKAVNFSIPYLSSNVAFIANKNKPINGIEDLENKNFGAELGTTKEAAARKIKGATVTPFSSNTGALVALKSSKIDAIVLDESVAVKFVENNPELMLVGTLEGEPKAIAFNKDDTELMEKFNKALQELIDDGTIQKLREKYGV; translated from the coding sequence ATGAAAAAACTTTTTAAACTATTTATGTTAACTGTACTATTAGTACTAGCTGCTGCTTGTGGAACTTCTAAAACAGAACAAGCAAAAGACAATAAAGTCTATGTAATAGGAACAAATGCTGAATATCCACCTTTTGAATATCTGGAAAATGACCAAGTATGTGGTTTAGATGCTGATATTATCTCTGCAATAGCTCAAAAATTAAATATACAATATAAATGGTCTAATACAAATTTTGATGGTCTTATTCCTGCTCTTCAGACGAAGAAAATGGACGTTGTGATAGCTGGAATGAGTATTACTCCTGAAAGAGCTAAAGCTGTTAATTTTTCTATACCTTATCTTTCATCTAATGTAGCTTTTATAGCAAATAAAAATAAACCTATCAACGGTATAGAAGATTTAGAAAATAAAAATTTTGGTGCTGAACTTGGAACTACAAAGGAAGCTGCTGCAAGAAAAATAAAAGGTGCAACTGTAACTCCTTTCTCTTCTAACACTGGAGCTCTTGTTGCTTTAAAAAGCAGTAAAATAGATGCTATTGTCCTTGACGAAAGTGTGGCTGTAAAATTTGTAGAAAATAACCCTGAACTTATGCTTGTAGGAACTCTTGAAGGAGAGCCTAAAGCCATTGCTTTCAATAAAGATGATACAGAACTTATGGAGAAATTCAATAAAGCTCTTCAAGAACTTATTGATGATGGTACTATTCAAAAATTAAGAGAAAAATATGGTGTATAA
- the gldA_3 gene encoding Glycerol dehydrogenase, with translation MKNTLNKKFDLVLGIGGGKAIDTAKITAFKLGIDIFSIPTIASTCSATSALSVVYNNDGSFKEFFDFPSPPKKTFIDLETIKSAPEKYIWAGMGDTLAKFYEVRMKYEYVSSKNNGKMTYPNSLGKEISHLCKTVILENGVSAYFAEDINEEFKKVVLAIIVNTGMVSNLVEEFLNGAIAHSVFYGLTLLPSLEKEHLHGEVVAFGILVQLLLEGKKEEYKQLLPFYKKLSFPAKLSEVVKKMNLKNWKIKFSGPF, from the coding sequence TTGAAAAATACACTGAATAAAAAATTTGATCTTGTTCTTGGAATAGGTGGAGGAAAAGCTATTGACACAGCAAAGATAACAGCTTTTAAATTAGGGATAGATATATTTTCTATCCCTACTATTGCTTCTACCTGTTCAGCAACATCTGCCTTATCTGTTGTGTATAACAACGATGGAAGCTTTAAGGAATTTTTTGATTTTCCTTCTCCTCCTAAAAAAACCTTTATAGATTTAGAAACTATAAAATCTGCTCCAGAAAAATATATATGGGCTGGTATGGGAGATACACTTGCCAAATTTTATGAAGTAAGAATGAAATATGAATATGTTTCCAGCAAAAATAATGGAAAGATGACCTATCCAAATTCCTTAGGAAAGGAAATAAGCCATCTCTGCAAAACTGTTATACTTGAAAATGGTGTTTCTGCTTACTTTGCTGAAGATATCAATGAGGAATTTAAAAAAGTTGTCCTTGCTATAATAGTAAATACTGGAATGGTTTCTAATTTAGTAGAAGAATTTCTCAATGGAGCTATTGCTCATTCTGTTTTTTATGGTCTGACTCTGCTTCCTTCGCTGGAAAAAGAACATCTTCATGGAGAAGTAGTTGCATTTGGTATACTTGTTCAGCTCCTTCTTGAAGGGAAAAAAGAGGAATACAAACAACTTCTTCCTTTCTACAAAAAACTTTCTTTTCCAGCAAAATTATCAGAAGTAGTAAAAAAGATGAATTTGAAAAATTGGAAGATAAAGTTCTCTGGGCCATTTTAG
- a CDS encoding Aspartate aminotransferase — translation MKSFIADKFKERNYSMGNKKGSETCSLSLINLGIGDLDIHTDEHLIELAMIDAKNGHTHYTDSYGYLELRKEICKYHKENFQNYEFSPKDVMITTGACHALYLVFKSILNKGEEAILLAPFFPVYADQIKLSDGVPVTVETKIENNFQIIKEDLEKAITPKTKCIVVNSPSNPTGVCYSMESLNIIKEIAEKYDLLVIADDVYDFYSYEKTFIPIITLEGMKKRTVSVCSFSKNFAMTGWRIGYVISQVPELISCINYINEAIIYSAPAVSQRCAIHALKDFKKQKKALVPIFKERVDYCYDRVKKIPFLDCFKAQGGIYLFLNIEKTGMTSEEFTDFLLEKCNIIVVNGTPFGVKGFVRIACTLEISKLAEAFDRIENMISL, via the coding sequence ATGAAAAGCTTTATTGCAGATAAATTTAAAGAAAGAAATTATTCCATGGGAAACAAAAAAGGATCTGAAACTTGTTCTCTTTCTCTTATTAATCTGGGAATAGGAGATTTAGATATACATACTGATGAACATCTTATTGAACTGGCTATGATTGATGCTAAGAATGGGCATACTCATTATACTGATTCTTATGGATATCTTGAATTAAGAAAAGAAATATGTAAATATCACAAAGAAAACTTTCAAAATTATGAATTTTCTCCTAAAGATGTTATGATAACTACTGGAGCTTGTCATGCTCTTTATCTTGTATTTAAAAGTATTTTGAATAAGGGAGAAGAAGCAATTCTTCTTGCACCATTTTTTCCAGTATATGCTGATCAGATAAAATTATCTGATGGAGTTCCTGTAACTGTAGAAACAAAAATTGAAAATAACTTTCAAATAATAAAAGAAGATTTAGAAAAGGCAATAACTCCAAAGACAAAATGTATAGTTGTAAATTCTCCATCTAATCCTACTGGTGTCTGCTACAGTATGGAAAGTCTGAATATTATCAAAGAAATTGCAGAAAAATACGACCTTCTAGTTATTGCTGATGATGTCTATGATTTTTATTCATATGAAAAAACTTTTATTCCTATTATTACTTTGGAAGGAATGAAAAAAAGAACTGTATCTGTTTGCAGTTTTTCTAAGAATTTTGCTATGACTGGGTGGAGAATTGGTTATGTTATATCTCAAGTTCCAGAGCTTATAAGCTGTATCAATTATATAAATGAGGCTATTATTTACAGTGCACCTGCTGTATCACAAAGATGTGCTATTCACGCTCTTAAAGATTTTAAGAAACAGAAAAAGGCTCTTGTCCCTATATTTAAAGAAAGGGTTGATTACTGCTATGACAGAGTAAAAAAAATACCTTTCCTTGACTGTTTTAAAGCACAGGGAGGAATATATTTATTTCTAAATATTGAAAAAACTGGAATGACTTCTGAAGAATTTACAGATTTTCTTTTAGAAAAATGCAATATAATAGTTGTAAATGGTACTCCTTTTGGAGTAAAGGGATTTGTAAGAATAGCTTGTACACTTGAAATATCAAAACTTGCAGAAGCTTTTGACAGAATAGAAAATATGATATCTCTATAA
- the ykoC gene encoding Putative HMP/thiamine permease protein YkoC translates to MIKLNPGYKGLTIFLVSLLLSFEYNYYLNFSVFCICIMLMIINKISLKKILLAFLPVLFLAGGIFFTGMLYSSSGTAEDITSLTKTVVVIGNIENGLQLSIRILAYAGLGLLFVFTTDPRLFIISLMQQFHLPGNFAYGILAAYGFIPVIKQEYENMRYAYRARGVKRNIFMLPMLVTAVRSSESIAMAMESKGFNAKSSRTEYIKLKVTKWDYIILIGSVGITILTMYLF, encoded by the coding sequence ATGATAAAACTTAATCCAGGATATAAAGGACTTACTATTTTTCTGGTATCTTTGCTCCTTTCTTTTGAATATAATTATTATTTGAATTTTTCAGTATTTTGTATTTGTATTATGCTTATGATCATTAATAAAATTTCATTGAAGAAAATATTGCTTGCTTTTCTTCCTGTTCTATTTTTAGCAGGGGGAATATTTTTTACAGGAATGTTATACAGTAGCAGTGGAACAGCTGAAGATATTACAAGTCTTACTAAAACTGTTGTAGTTATAGGAAATATAGAAAATGGACTGCAGCTTTCAATAAGAATACTGGCTTATGCTGGGTTGGGGCTCCTTTTTGTATTTACAACTGATCCTAGGCTTTTTATAATAAGTCTTATGCAGCAGTTTCATCTTCCAGGAAATTTTGCATATGGAATACTTGCAGCATATGGTTTTATTCCTGTGATAAAACAGGAGTATGAGAACATGAGATATGCCTATAGAGCAAGAGGAGTTAAGAGGAATATATTTATGCTTCCAATGCTCGTGACAGCTGTACGTTCTTCTGAGAGCATTGCAATGGCTATGGAATCAAAAGGATTTAATGCTAAAAGCAGTAGAACAGAATATATAAAATTAAAAGTTACAAAGTGGGATTATATAATTTTAATAGGAAGTGTAGGAATAACAATTCTTACAATGTATTTATTTTAA